The genomic stretch CCAAGATTGAAATATAAAGAGCCAAAACATCAATTTTTGAGGCTGATAGGTTTTAAATCAAAGATTCAAATTATTTGATATTAACTGAAGACATTCACACCTAAGATATTCCAGTAGCAGCATAAGTTACACAAAACAAGAAACTCCTCATAACTTTGCATAGGTAACATGGAACAGCATACAGAACCAACTACGTACATCAGCGAGGTGGACAGATTTACTAAACCTATAGAATCCTGAGGAGGCGACACAAGATCTAGGCATAGTCATCCACCTACGACAGTAGGACACTAATACTTGTGGGACGCAAGAGCGACCTTGGTTTTCAGCCAAGATGCTGATAGCCTGATATACCTTAATTCAATAAGCGCATAGCACTTTTGATTCACAACTTCCGAATTCAAAGATTAATTCACATCCTGGCTCTTCTTTTAGCATTCAAAAGAAATGGGAGATGCACCTCTGACAAAACCTCGATATCTGGAAACATGAGCTGCATCATGAGAGACTAACTCTAGAACCTATTCTGGCTCATCTGCCACCGCCTTTGTTCGATACTGACGGTCCTTTATTCGGGAGGTGGTGCATAGTTCTGCACTTGTTTCGGGCCCGTCAATTTCCATGTCACCAACTTCAGACTCTCGGGAATCTTCATCTATAAGACTAGCAATCAAGGCTGAATGAGTAGAAGAATGCTTCGAATCATTGTCTCCATTGTTACTAGTGTCACAATTAACAGCATCTCCGGTGGAAGAGTCGGACTTTCTCTTAGGAACAAAAGTTATCGATTGTGGAAGATCGGATAGAGCATTTTCCAGCTCAAATCGAGACTCGGAATTCTGGGATTTGTTCATCTCATGAAGGCCATCGTTTGACTTATCATTTATTTCATTACTGGAATCAAGACTGTAGCATGTGTACTTGGAAGGATTCTGTACATAATCTGGAATCTGGGCCACCCGGCCCACTCTATCATTTAATGGAGGCTGATTAACCCGGGTTATATTCCCAGGAGGATTTTTATCACTGACATCAGGGTCAAACCTGACACGCTTTGGTGGCTTTGAAGTCGATTCTTGGTGCTCCTTCCGTTTCAATATAGGCTTCACCCGGTTGACATCTCCTGCTGATGAAACAGGGTCTTTTTCAGCACTTGCAGGTGGGGCCTGACCAGTTTTATGCTTCCCTGCCAGGGCTCCAACTTCCGCATCATCTTCTTTGAGTCTAATTCTAGCAGCCAAACGATTTGCACGTGGGTCCCTACGCCTGTCTCCACTATCAGGGGACATGCGATTTGGGGGTACGAAGTTTGGAGCATTTTTATCAGCAACGGCACCCATATACAACCGGTCACCAGCATTTTCCCTACCAATGGCAACTTTATCATAATCATCTTCCTCGTCCTGCGAGGCCAATAAAATTGCATTAGAAGCTGGATGTTATCCTCCAAGTTATATTAGGGGGAAGCCTATAATTTTTATACCATCGGATTTATATGGTCTCATTTGACACGTATTGCCAGCCAATGGACCTTGAGTCCTGACCAATATTTTCTTACACTATACAGTAGGAAAATATTTTTAAAACTTCATAACAACATAGTTATTTCTGATAAATCAAACAGGATAAACATTACATTACTTCTACTTATCTCAGGACAAATTAATAATCAAAGTTGACATCTGTTGACCATCACTATCAAATAGGGAGGTGGTATGGCATGATTAGAATTCAATGCGACATTTAACTTAGAAACTCCTCTCATACGAAATAAAGAAACGAATAACCAAACGGTATCAACAACAAAAAAATGGTTTAGGTAGTAAACTAAGAACTCTTAGAGAGCCACTCAACAGAAAAGGATAGACTTAAACTCTTACTCAGAAAAGGAATGACTTAAAACTCTTACAAAATGGTATACGTAGTATGGTAGTAATAAAGAGTTTACAAATTTTACTCAGTTCTTTCCTATTCAACCTCAGTATGCAAAGGGAGAAATATGATAAAACTCTACCACTTAAACTCTTCATTTTAAATCATATTTCTCTAGGACGACTTGAAATTACAAGCTTCAATTAAAGTAGGATTATATCCTCGCCCTTATGTTTATTTGGAAACTTGAGTCATGACTCATGTGACATCTCACCCCTAGGGTAAATGTAGAGCTAAGTAAAGGTAGTCAATAAACCacccaaataaggaaaaaatgatAAATTTACGCCCCAAAAAAGCTTCCAGTATATTTTAACTACCCAAAGCTCTTAAAATCCCCTACTCAAAAAAATTCTCTCTCCTACGGTCCTTCAGAGTTCAGACCTACATACGAATTTGACACTCCGTTCTTGATTTTTTAGATCTGTCGATCTCTCAACCATcccctaccactctccaaggaaTGATAAGGCAACCTTCACCCAGCCAAAACTAGACAAAATTAGAAAAGCAACTCATCTCAGATCAGGACAAAGCCAGGGCTAAAAGCTTCATACCACAAAAGTAGTCGGCAACTGTTACACCCCACAGCCTGATTATACATTCATACCACACAAGTTCAGATTATGGCTGGAGTTAAATAGAAATGCCAGGGACAGAGCCTTTACATTCGCCAACTCAAACACCATAGTAATATCTTCTTGTCTAGTTCTACAGAGGAAGAAGCATAAATAGatacaataacaataaacatcagaataaaataaaataaataaaaaaagaacAGCGCTGTACTTCAGTAAGCAACAGAAAGACTTGTCTCGTCATTTACTGTGGGCAACTAAACAATACCATATTTTGCTGCTTCCCATCCTAAAATGGTAGCAAAACCCAACTGCTCTAGTTATGCATAAATACACAGAAGATCAAATCGTATCATTTCCCCTGGCCACTACTTTGAGGATAGAACTTCCCTTAGCACAGCTTACTCAATATCCAAACTACCTGCATGGCTGCATCAGTCTTCATTGCCATCAAGTGCTCGGCTACTCCTACCCGCTTCTTGGCCCTCTACTGTAAACAAATGGCGGGAAAATATCCCATCCCCTACCTCCATACTATAACAACCCCAACACTTTCCAAATTTCCGTTAAATCAAAGTTTCTAAACTCACTACATTTGTGATTAATGCATTCAAAAGAAAACAATTTTTAAATCTTCAAATAAACCATACGAGCACCAGATTCCAAACTCCGCTAACACAACACAATACAACAACATCAAAGCCTTAATCCATTGACTGATAATTTTCAAACTTGAAAATCACTTTATCGAGAAACCAACACGAGTACCCAATCATGTTAAATATTTCACTAAAACTTGTCATTTACTAACTTCTTGATGTTCATTGCTGGACTAATCTCAGCATACCATCATCCTACAGATTAGAAAGGAGGGTAAGGGAGGACGGAAGGTATGTCGTGTGCAGCGCTGGGATGAGGGGCTGTCGCCTCTGTCCCATCCACAGACACACACACCCCCACACACTCAAATCAATGATACAACACCCAAATCCTAGCTCAACATAACCACTACCTCAGCTACACATTACTTTACTTAAACATGAAAAAGCACAGATCTTTTCAAAACCCCAGTTACATTCACACCAAATAAAGCAAACCAAAACAATCGAAAGCTTAAGATGGCCTCTTATTATGCAATATGGTTGTTTAATGCTAGCAAAAATGACTACGTTATCAGCCTAAGACGGTCATaagcaaaacataataaaaacagACATAAATTAGAAAAGCCCTAAAAAATACCTCATTATCAAGAGTAGAATCCAAGCCAATAGAACCCCTCAAATCCCAATCATCCAAATCACCCCCTTTCTtatcctcatcatcaccaccatcaTCGTCGTCGTCGTCGAAAGCATGAAAATCATCGTCATTATCAAATTCCTTTTTATAATTCTTGAGATTCTTACGAGAATTCTTCCTAGCACAAGAGACGAAATCATCGAAGGAAGAAGCACAAGGGTTGTTGTCTCGATCAGAAGTATCTTGATCACGCCGCCATTGACGCTTCTCGATCTCAGCACCAGTAAGTGACCATAATGGATTTGAAAGAGTagatggtgttggtgttggtgtcaCGTTTGCTAACAGATTTCCGAAGGTTTTCTTCACTCTTTCTGAGAATTCTTCGTTGCTCATTCTtcctatttttgtttttaatttgccCTAATTTTAAGGTGATTTTACAATTTGGGGGAACTGATTTGGGTTTGATTTTCCCTCTTTGTGTGTGTTCTTTTCATACACCGCCACTGTCGTTTGTGAGAGCTGGGCTATAACTTGCAAACGGACGACTTACATCGAATTTTGATTGAATTGGGCCCGGTTATTTTCAAAGTTCGGTTTAATCAAATATAGCTTCTATAAATTTAACTCGGAGTCACTTAACTTCTATTTGTTCAGTTCAGTGCAGtgcagttcagttcagttcagttcagttcagttcaggttcagttcagtttagttcataAAGTTCGGCCCCTACAAATTTAATTCAAAAGAATTAAGTTAATAGAAATAGGGAATTAATATAGTTATTTTCTATATTTTGTGTCGGATTGTGTTGGTAATTTGATCGGTTTATTTAACGTTTCACATATGTCTCAAGTGCATCATTATTAGGTTATTCAAGTTTATTTATTTCTGGTATGAGTTATTTAGAATTGGTCTTTTTATGATTACTTATTGTGTATCATCGGCTACATACTACAGTTGATAAGGCTATCTCCCATTAAGGAGGGTTATCGTGTTTTAGTTGATAAGGCTATCTCTGCTCTCATTAGTGAGGGATTGTTCAATTCACCAAAATGTTGGTATAGGGTTCCCTTGGTGTTGCGTCTTGAACATCTAGGGTAGGTGGCCATATAACAATTTCAAGGGTCTATTTACCCAATTTAGCTTGACAATGAATACAGGGAGGCTCACTAAATTGACAAAATCATGCAAGTAGACACTAATTTTTCTTTGGTTTCTTTTTCCAAGACATCTAATATCCCCTTGTAGAAGTTGGAAAGCAGGCCTTACTTGCTTTAGGGACAAAGTCCGGTCTGACTTTTCGGGTCAGACAAGTCCAATTTGCCGGTCCGGGTATCATTTTGTACAACTCTAATTGGGATTTGTAGACTTGTGTTCTTCCGTCTTCTATAAGTTAGATTTTTTCTTTTGGGCTTTTGAAGAGTTAGACTTTCTTTGTGAGAGTTTTCTATTTGCCCTCTTTTTTCTTGGTTTTATTATGATTTTCTATGGCATTTTGAAAGTCTTTTACTTTCATTTACCCtttttacctcattttttttttaatcgaCAATGTGTTAAGTGCTAGGGTGAATGATCTAGTTGTGGAATTCAGCACGGAGAAATGTTGGAAATTTTCCACAACCCTCGTATATATGGGTTTCAAACTAAAAACAAAGGCCGATCATGTTCTAGGGGTTTCTAAACTATATGCACTTGATCGGGTATTATATCTACTTCTCTCTCTAAAACATTTGACTAAAAAATCCTCCCTAATAAACCCCTCTAAAACCTAACCCCTCTTTTCTACTGTATCACCGCCGCCACCACCCTTCCATCCCTTCCCCATATCTTAGAATCTTTCGCCGAAGATGAGGCTATCAGACCTTGATTGCGCTCATCTCCGGGGCGAACCACCATTTGATTAATTCATTTTATACCAATTTCCCTTTTCTCGATGGGCTTGTGGCCATGGGTCGTCTTCCCTTCTATAATAAAGGTTTCATGATGTATGTCGTCGTGATCTCTTTGCTGTTGTCCTAGCTGTGGTTGCTTGTCGTCAATAGTCATCGTCATATCCGTCTCATCTTATTCTGTCTGGTTCTGCTGAGTAGGTGTTTCCCTCCCTGTCGCCCCTCCCTCCGCCTCCTATAGTATGTTAGTTCTGTCGTCAATCTCTGAGATGGTTGGTTTGTGTTGTTTGTTTGTCGTTTTATGGTTGGCTGTGCATGAATCTAGTTTGGTGTTTCCCTTTCCCTCACCCATTCCTCCACCGATCGGATCTTACATGTCTCCTTGTGTGCCGGGTCTTAATTCCTCTTTCTTTCTTGGTTGACTGTGCATGCATTTAGTTTGTTGTCCCCTTTCTCCTCGCCCCTTCCTCCACCAGTAGGTCTTGCATGTCTCCTCGAGTGTCGGGACTTATTTCCTTTATCTGTTGTGCTACTCCTTCTTGGTCTTGATTGACTACTTTGGGTTTTTTTGGTTTGTTTGGGTTTGGTTTGGCTTTGACGGTTGGTCCTTGTTTCTGTTCGTTTGGTTGTTAGGCGCAGTATTTGCAACTTTTTGTTTTCTCCTTTTATTGTTGGTTGGGAAGACGTTTCTTGTCCCTCCTCTGTCTTGTCTTGGTTTCTAATTGGTATTCTGTGTTAATCAGTACGAAAATGGTGTATCTGGTTGTGTCGATATGGGGTGGTCCGTGGTTTAAGGTGTGTCAGTTGCGGTGGTTTTTCAAAATTAAATGTGAGTTTCTATAAATTTTCATTTACTCCAAATAATTTCGCTGTATGTGATAATAATGACTTATTCGAACTTGGGTGTCTTGTCCTTTAGTTCGTCTGAGGTCTCCTCTTTTAGTATGAAGGTTGTTGATCGATGGGCTGATGGGTGTTCTTTATTCCATCTCATCTTTTGGCGAAGTTTCTCTGGTTGTTGTTTGCAGGACCTGTTTATCAAGATGTAGGAGAGTATTCTCCATTAGAGGCAAGACTTCGTGGCCTGTTCTTGTCTTCGTCTTTCTACGCTCTTGTAGCGTAAGTGCATCTTGGTCTTGCTTCTCTGCACCTCAGCCGTCCCAATGGCTGCTAGAAGTTGTTTGCCTTGCTGTTGACTTGGAGGCGGAAGCTTATCATGTCCTTTTTACGGCGCTTTTGGCTCGAAATTTGGTTGAGGGGCTCTTTTTGCTCCTTCTTAACCGCGTGCTTGATTTCTCGGTCGGTTGGTCTTATGATCAAATGAGCCGATCTGTAAGGTGTAGGAGTTTTAACTCCATTGATGGTGCACTTCTTAGTCTTTCTTGTCACTTTGTCTTTCTACGTTCTTTTCGCAAGAGCGTAAGTATACCTTCTTATCTTCTCTCCGCGACTCATATGTATCAACGCTATTTGGAGGTCACACATGCTGATGAAGCTGGTACAATCGCTCCTGGCCATTCTTATGTCCGTTACCATCAGGGCCTCGTTATTATAGTTTACCTTATTGTTGTACTTTTAATCTTAAACTAGTTTtatgacccgtgaaattcacgggatgttCTGTTTCTAGTGTAATACTTTAGTGATTTAATACAATAACATACGGCGATCAATTCAATTTACGATTTTCATGTTTTAAGGgttgtataaattcaattagtCTTTTATACAACAATTTATCAGAAATTAAAATGTCATACAGTAGATATACTATGATACCCCTACCAAAACTAAAGTAActcaatgcaagctaaaatgaattaataatataagtactagtatagatcccgcgcaatacATGTGCGGTATAAATAGAATATTTATTTTCAAGGGTATTATTTATACATTTAAAATATATAGGTACCTTTATGAAGGGTTGTATGGGAAAATAAAGGTAAAATGTGTAGGATATAGTAAAACTgagtgcgggatttagcaattacGTTATTTTTTCACTCCATTGTAGTTTGATATGAAAAAAAAATTGCAATGGAAAACTAATCAAAGAGAATTGTAAAGTTATGAAATGtgtatttttatgaaaatatttttattttaCCATAAACCTAagaatcattttataaattttctccaactattttaatgatttttttcctCACGAAACTAATAGTAAGAATGTGTCAAATTCTCTAAAGTTATAATTATTGCATTAACGAAAATTATCAAATTATATTTTATTGTTTAAAacaacttttattttattttattgaacaaaattataattttgattTAAGAAAAAGATTATAGTTAattataagattatattttaatgaaaagataatagtttaatgaaaGAAAGTTTTACTTGTTTCTGTAGTTAGATAAATGCATTTTGGAGGGAacactaagagaatttttattctcttagtagtaggggggattttTATTTTACCATAAAACTAagaatcattttataaattttctccaactattttaatgatttttttcccTCACGAAAGTAATAGTAAGAACTAGTTTAGATCATGtgcaatgaatgcgcggtatttatagacttACTAATATAGACcatgtgcaatatatgcacggtatttataaagttttactttttagtgtattatttataaagtttaaattaacaattcttatttttcatgtttcattttgattagagaaataaataaaaatttaaatcgtaagaagtaataaaatgagttttttttttttgaatttttttttaccgtgaaattaatgatgttaatttacaaatatttactaataacatattttttaacTGCAAATTTTTATCGaaaaaagtcaatgaattttaacaaatatttactaagaCCATCTTTTTTAGCAGtaactttttatcataaaaagtcaataaatttTTATCAATAAATTCTTTAAAAACAGAATTTCCTTATCCTAAAAAGATCGGAGATAAAGTTGTGCAAAATGTGAAATActaaatgttataaatatttaaatacaaaataTTATATCCCtttataacttatcatgtcctcacctatagtatatgctaaaaatatcaAGCACTATTCTAAGACATATGTTTTAGGTGGGAAAAATTGGAGTTTcgtctattcatttagtaaatagaggattcATATAATCAAATTACACAAACTATATTATCAAACAAAGATCCTTAAAGATAGAGCACCCTCACAAATTAGATATCAAAATTTCAACAATTCTGAAAataacataaaacacacaattagaaATGTTATGACATAAAATTGAAGttaatacaataataaattgcggaaCTAAGAATTTTAAAGCAACAACAACTTGAACAACAGTTGGATCATTATTGCCGAATACTTTACCTGTTAAATAATATTATACAGAAAATGCTATATCATCTCCTCAAATTTTCCACCTTTTAGCCatatatttcaaaatatatataataaatgc from Silene latifolia isolate original U9 population chromosome 2, ASM4854445v1, whole genome shotgun sequence encodes the following:
- the LOC141642662 gene encoding uncharacterized protein LOC141642662, producing MSNEEFSERVKKTFGNLLANVTPTPTPSTLSNPLWSLTGAEIEKRQWRRDQDTSDRDNNPCASSFDDFVSCARKNSRKNLKNYKKEFDNDDDFHAFDDDDDDGGDDEDKKGGDLDDWDLRGSIGLDSTLDNEDEEDDYDKVAIGRENAGDRLYMGAVADKNAPNFVPPNRMSPDSGDRRRDPRANRLAARIRLKEDDAEVGALAGKHKTGQAPPASAEKDPVSSAGDVNRVKPILKRKEHQESTSKPPKRVRFDPDVSDKNPPGNITRVNQPPLNDRVGRVAQIPDYVQNPSKYTCYSLDSSNEINDKSNDGLHEMNKSQNSESRFELENALSDLPQSITFVPKRKSDSSTGDAVNCDTSNNGDNDSKHSSTHSALIASLIDEDSRESEVGDMEIDGPETSAELCTTSRIKDRQYRTKAVADEPE